The uncultured Desulfobulbus sp. genome window below encodes:
- a CDS encoding 3-phosphoglycerate dehydrogenase family protein, with protein MKQFTIKTINAIAQEGLELFTDRFHVDPEEGNPDGIVVRSTKIDLSSGYSNLLAIARAGAGVNNIPIDEATEKGICVFNTPGANANAVVELVYTSLGIWLRNVEKSIEFCQGLTGMRDDDAINKEVEARKKIFKGEEMAGKTMAVFGLGKIGVGVANAALHHGLQVVGFDPFPALDNIHHLDPNVTLTRSRKEALREADFISIHMPLNKNTRGYVTTKDFLEFVKEGAVLINYARGPVVDEDAVLAALENGQLRGHISDFPSVKFLGNDKILVTPHLGASTAESEENCATMAVRELKNYLEYGNIVHSVNFPNIETIPTVEVHTRLTVINRDQPGMIGMISNLLGSENINIINYTNKSNGTVGYNIIDCAGPVSADMQEKISAQEGVLRVRVIPLEIRGT; from the coding sequence ATGAAGCAATTTACCATCAAGACCATTAATGCCATTGCCCAGGAAGGGTTGGAACTGTTCACCGATCGGTTCCATGTTGATCCGGAGGAGGGAAACCCCGATGGCATTGTCGTGCGCTCCACCAAAATTGACCTGTCTTCCGGCTACTCCAATCTACTGGCCATTGCCCGTGCCGGTGCCGGTGTCAACAACATCCCCATCGATGAGGCCACTGAAAAAGGGATTTGCGTTTTTAACACCCCAGGTGCCAATGCCAACGCAGTTGTCGAGCTTGTCTATACGTCCCTTGGTATCTGGCTCCGTAATGTGGAGAAAAGTATCGAGTTCTGTCAGGGCTTGACCGGCATGAGGGATGACGACGCCATCAATAAAGAGGTTGAGGCCCGGAAAAAAATTTTCAAAGGCGAGGAGATGGCGGGCAAGACCATGGCTGTCTTTGGCCTGGGCAAGATAGGGGTCGGGGTCGCGAATGCCGCGCTTCATCATGGTCTCCAAGTTGTGGGCTTTGATCCTTTTCCAGCTTTGGATAATATTCACCACCTTGATCCCAACGTTACCCTGACTCGTTCACGCAAAGAGGCCCTACGTGAGGCCGACTTTATCTCAATTCATATGCCGCTGAACAAAAATACTCGGGGCTATGTGACCACCAAAGATTTTCTCGAGTTTGTCAAAGAAGGGGCCGTCCTGATCAATTATGCCCGAGGCCCGGTGGTGGATGAAGATGCGGTCTTGGCAGCCCTGGAAAACGGTCAGCTTCGTGGCCATATTTCAGACTTTCCTTCGGTTAAATTTCTCGGCAACGATAAAATTCTCGTCACCCCCCATTTAGGTGCCTCCACAGCCGAGTCGGAAGAAAACTGTGCGACCATGGCGGTGAGGGAACTGAAAAACTATCTCGAATACGGGAATATCGTCCACAGCGTCAACTTCCCCAACATTGAAACCATTCCCACGGTTGAGGTGCATACGCGACTGACCGTGATCAATCGTGACCAGCCGGGTATGATCGGCATGATCAGTAACCTGCTGGGCAGTGAAAATATTAATATCATCAACTACACCAACAAAAGTAACGGCACGGTTGGTTATAATATTATTGATTGTGCAGGACCTGTCTCAGCCGATATGCAGGAGAAGATCAGTGCACAGGAAGGGGTTTTGCGGGTGCGGGTGATTCCACTGGAGATTCGAGGGACCTGA
- the metK gene encoding methionine adenosyltransferase, producing the protein MSTHLFTSESVSEGHPDKVADQISDAILDAILEQDKHARVACESLVTTGMAMIAGEITTSAWVDMPQIVRETIREIGYNSSDMGFDWQSCAVLTSIDKQSADIAVGVDEGTGLDLDQGAGDQGLMFGYACDETSVLMPMPITYAHRLTKQQADVRKSGKLDWLRPDAKSQVTIQYEDNVAKRIEAVVLSTQHSPDVSYETLKEGVMEEIIKPVLPVEMIDAQTKFFINPTGRFVIGGPVGDCGVTGRKIIVDSYGGRGSHGGGAFSGKDPSKVDRSSSYMGRYVAKNLVAAGLATEVEVQVAYAIGISQPVSINVKTFGTGKVSEEQLVKIVGQVFDLRPKAIIQQLDLLRPIYHKTAAYGHFGRERPEFTWERTDKVDALRDAAGL; encoded by the coding sequence ATGTCTACACATCTTTTTACTTCGGAATCAGTTTCCGAGGGGCATCCCGACAAGGTTGCCGATCAGATCTCCGATGCTATTCTCGATGCTATTCTCGAGCAGGATAAACACGCCCGTGTTGCCTGCGAAAGCCTGGTCACCACCGGTATGGCCATGATCGCTGGTGAGATCACCACCTCTGCCTGGGTCGATATGCCCCAGATCGTACGCGAGACTATCCGGGAGATCGGCTATAATTCTTCAGACATGGGTTTTGACTGGCAGTCCTGTGCAGTTTTGACCAGCATCGATAAGCAGTCTGCCGATATTGCTGTGGGCGTTGATGAGGGGACCGGTCTGGATCTGGATCAGGGCGCTGGCGACCAGGGGTTGATGTTTGGCTATGCCTGTGACGAAACCAGCGTGTTGATGCCCATGCCCATCACCTATGCCCATCGTTTGACCAAGCAGCAGGCCGATGTGCGTAAATCCGGCAAGCTTGACTGGTTACGGCCCGATGCCAAAAGCCAGGTCACTATCCAGTACGAAGATAATGTAGCCAAGCGGATCGAGGCCGTGGTTCTCTCCACCCAACATAGTCCGGATGTGAGCTATGAAACTCTGAAAGAAGGGGTGATGGAAGAAATTATCAAGCCGGTATTGCCGGTCGAGATGATCGATGCACAGACCAAGTTTTTCATTAACCCGACCGGTCGTTTTGTTATCGGTGGTCCTGTGGGGGATTGTGGGGTAACCGGGCGAAAAATCATTGTTGATTCGTACGGCGGCCGTGGATCCCACGGTGGTGGTGCTTTCTCCGGTAAGGATCCCTCCAAGGTTGATCGTTCTTCCTCCTATATGGGGCGGTATGTTGCCAAAAATCTCGTAGCCGCAGGACTGGCAACCGAGGTCGAGGTGCAGGTTGCCTATGCCATCGGTATCTCCCAGCCGGTTTCCATCAACGTAAAAACCTTTGGTACGGGCAAGGTCTCTGAGGAGCAGCTGGTCAAGATCGTGGGCCAGGTCTTTGATCTGCGGCCCAAGGCAATTATTCAGCAGCTTGATCTCCTGCGACCCATCTATCACAAGACCGCTGCCTATGGGCATTTTGGTCGGGAACGGCCCGAGTTTACCTGGGAGAGAACCGATAAGGTGGATGCACTAAGAGACGCTGCAGGGCTGTAA
- a CDS encoding DnaB-like helicase C-terminal domain-containing protein — protein sequence MPDAMSQFYQQHLPKGQLHNYRLQAPCPFCKGSDTESNGRIQVLLNPNSFFHGYFRCTSGCVPGGFVLHFGRLSKIPLSQVPGYDPDREYPGSSVDYPIKNLNQELLGFQAKLTSEQALPLQKAKIGSGVLKELAIGFNGRYLVYPYQQADGNCYAARCIHPTRGEDCFWYGDERFFGQEFRLFNAPEIDRCENGALFLVEEEKNLLPIKQLGFPGIAVPTAADLEAISPDRFAWIRTIFLWVNNNAESEAKARTFATRVGFKVRLIRWPEDAPKNAQIFELAVKQANDWAGTVGEYLKNARAFSPFASPGAEFHGFTEQLTQESGEAYTQLISGFPLLDQALGGMHGINIIGGPPKAGKSAFCIQIATDMALRKLPVIYYDFENGRHKIYLRTLSRLSRLSTAQIKGAVLQPEGQSSLQQAQQQLKKLLFSLRVVNDRSLSPETMRRHIDFLRHETRSPYTVVVIDSLHKLPFKDISQKRSGIDGWLRQLEAIRDELAVSFLVISELARNSEGQFDQQPHLGSFKGSGDIGYSADNAMVLMPLWNPFDTTSAQDRVDELWLVASREQSPGRIAGYQVDYPYWGFIEQK from the coding sequence ATGCCTGATGCTATGAGCCAGTTTTATCAACAACATCTTCCCAAAGGACAGCTGCACAATTATAGGCTGCAGGCCCCCTGCCCATTCTGCAAAGGGTCCGACACAGAGTCAAACGGTCGGATTCAGGTCCTGTTGAATCCCAACAGTTTCTTTCATGGCTATTTTCGCTGCACTTCTGGCTGTGTTCCGGGGGGCTTTGTCCTCCACTTTGGCCGACTCAGCAAGATTCCCCTGTCCCAGGTGCCTGGTTATGATCCTGACCGCGAGTACCCTGGCAGCAGCGTGGATTACCCGATCAAGAATCTCAACCAGGAACTCCTTGGTTTTCAGGCAAAACTCACCAGTGAGCAGGCTCTCCCTTTACAAAAAGCGAAAATCGGCAGTGGAGTGCTTAAAGAGCTGGCCATAGGATTTAATGGCAGGTACCTGGTCTACCCCTACCAGCAAGCGGACGGCAACTGTTACGCTGCGCGCTGTATTCATCCCACCCGTGGCGAGGACTGTTTCTGGTACGGTGATGAACGTTTTTTTGGCCAGGAATTTCGCCTTTTCAACGCTCCAGAAATAGATCGTTGTGAAAATGGCGCACTCTTTCTTGTTGAAGAAGAAAAAAATCTGCTGCCCATCAAACAGCTGGGCTTTCCCGGTATTGCTGTACCAACAGCTGCAGATCTTGAGGCAATTTCACCTGACCGGTTTGCCTGGATTCGCACCATTTTTCTCTGGGTGAATAACAACGCCGAATCGGAAGCCAAAGCCCGCACCTTTGCAACCCGCGTGGGTTTTAAAGTACGGCTTATCCGTTGGCCGGAGGATGCCCCAAAAAATGCCCAAATTTTCGAACTGGCAGTAAAGCAAGCAAACGACTGGGCCGGGACAGTTGGGGAATACCTGAAAAATGCCCGAGCCTTTTCCCCCTTTGCAAGTCCAGGTGCTGAATTCCATGGTTTTACCGAGCAACTGACCCAGGAATCGGGAGAGGCGTATACACAGCTCATCAGTGGTTTTCCTTTACTGGATCAGGCTCTGGGAGGGATGCATGGCATTAATATCATTGGTGGCCCCCCCAAGGCAGGCAAATCCGCCTTTTGTATTCAGATTGCAACCGATATGGCCCTGCGTAAGCTCCCGGTTATTTATTACGACTTTGAAAACGGACGACACAAGATCTACCTGCGCACCCTCAGTCGACTCAGTCGATTAAGTACAGCCCAAATCAAGGGAGCAGTACTGCAACCGGAAGGGCAATCAAGCTTGCAACAGGCACAGCAACAGCTCAAGAAATTACTTTTTTCTTTGCGGGTCGTAAACGATCGCAGCCTCTCACCTGAGACCATGCGACGGCATATTGATTTTCTGCGCCATGAGACTCGAAGTCCCTACACCGTCGTCGTCATCGACAGCCTGCACAAGCTCCCCTTTAAAGATATCAGCCAGAAACGCAGTGGCATTGATGGCTGGTTGCGTCAGCTCGAAGCGATTCGTGACGAGTTGGCGGTCAGTTTTCTGGTGATTTCTGAACTTGCGCGCAACAGCGAGGGGCAGTTTGACCAGCAGCCCCACCTGGGCTCTTTCAAGGGATCTGGAGATATTGGCTACTCTGCTGACAATGCCATGGTGCTTATGCCGTTGTGGAATCCCTTTGATACGACCTCAGCCCAGGACCGCGTCGATGAGTTATGGTTGGTAGCCAGCCGAGAGCAAAGTCCGGGCCGAATCGCTGGCTATCAAGTGGATTACCCCTACTGGGGCTTTATTGAGCAGAAATAA
- a CDS encoding DUF362 domain-containing protein, producing MQSLDPRVRLCRQTSYGGAQFQNTIVQMLESGLPTATLRSARILLKPNLITATNCQLSCTNAHVILAVARYCCDLGAQVLIGDSPAFGTARSVLQRIGAAEQLDHLGVKIVEFSHSTTKRMPSGKRAQVASPVLDCDYLINLPKLKAHAQMRLTMAVKNYFGCISGLHKPLWHMVHGGKQGHFTDYLVELLSLLPPGVSLVDGIEAMHVTGPIHGKPYSLGLLAGAANPVALDTSLMTLLGLSPECCPLWKAARHAGIFGADPADIRLQGSALADFSTDGFMFPEELIPVRFNPFRFVRSSLRRWLLAFKLFGK from the coding sequence ATGCAGTCTCTCGATCCTCGTGTACGACTTTGCCGGCAAACCTCCTACGGTGGAGCACAATTCCAGAATACTATTGTCCAGATGCTGGAAAGCGGTTTGCCAACAGCCACTCTTCGCTCTGCGCGAATTCTGCTCAAGCCTAATCTGATTACAGCTACCAATTGTCAACTCTCCTGTACCAATGCTCATGTGATTCTAGCCGTTGCCAGATACTGTTGTGACTTGGGCGCCCAGGTTCTCATTGGGGATTCGCCTGCCTTTGGGACTGCCCGCTCTGTATTGCAGAGGATTGGCGCAGCCGAACAGCTAGATCATTTGGGTGTGAAAATAGTCGAGTTTTCTCACTCGACGACAAAGCGGATGCCCAGCGGAAAACGTGCCCAGGTGGCAAGCCCTGTTTTGGACTGCGATTACCTGATAAACCTCCCCAAGCTCAAGGCGCATGCACAGATGCGTTTGACCATGGCTGTGAAAAACTATTTTGGCTGTATCTCTGGTTTGCACAAACCGCTCTGGCATATGGTTCATGGAGGAAAACAGGGCCACTTTACCGACTATCTGGTCGAGCTGCTCTCGCTCTTGCCCCCAGGGGTCAGCCTGGTTGATGGCATAGAAGCTATGCATGTTACCGGCCCGATTCATGGAAAGCCGTATTCTTTGGGACTGCTCGCAGGAGCTGCAAACCCGGTCGCTTTAGACACAAGCCTAATGACCCTGCTTGGCCTCTCCCCTGAATGCTGTCCGTTGTGGAAGGCCGCTCGTCATGCTGGAATTTTTGGAGCTGATCCAGCCGACATTCGCTTGCAGGGTAGTGCCTTGGCTGATTTTTCAACCGATGGTTTTATGTTTCCAGAGGAACTTATTCCAGTCCGATTTAATCCTTTTCGTTTCGTGCGGAGTTCCCTTCGCCGCTGGTTACTTGCATTTAAACTCTTTGGTAAATAA
- the ahcY gene encoding adenosylhomocysteinase: MSDYKVADMGLAEWGRKEVAIAETEMPGLMALREEFGKSKPLTGARIAGCLHMTIQTAVLMETLVELGAELRWSSCNIFSTQDHAAAAMAAAGIPTFAWKGENEEEFWWCIDQTIFGPDNWRPNMILDDGGDLTLVLHEKYPELMAEIRGISEETTTGVHRLYEMTKQGTLKAPAFNVNDSVTKSKFDNLYGCRESLIDGIKRGTDVMVAGKIAVVVGYGDVGKGCAQALRGMGATVLVTEIDPICALQAAMEGYRVVTMEEAAPIGNIFVTCTGNLRVITRAHMDVMPDQAIVCNIGHFDSEIDIAGIRELEWENIKPQVDHVIFPDGKRIIVLAEGRLVNLGCATGHPSFVMSNSFTNQVLAQIELWNNSTDYENKVYFLPKKLDEKVARLHLEKIGVQLTKLTAEQAEYIGVDVEGPFKPEHYRY; the protein is encoded by the coding sequence ATGAGTGATTATAAAGTAGCCGATATGGGCCTGGCCGAATGGGGACGTAAAGAGGTTGCCATCGCCGAAACCGAGATGCCCGGTCTGATGGCCCTGCGTGAGGAATTTGGCAAAAGCAAACCTTTGACAGGTGCCCGCATTGCCGGTTGCCTTCACATGACCATTCAGACTGCTGTGCTGATGGAAACTCTGGTTGAGTTAGGCGCAGAGTTACGCTGGTCATCCTGTAATATTTTCTCCACCCAGGATCACGCCGCTGCTGCCATGGCAGCTGCAGGTATTCCCACCTTTGCCTGGAAGGGCGAAAACGAAGAAGAGTTCTGGTGGTGCATCGATCAGACCATCTTTGGCCCTGACAACTGGCGGCCTAATATGATCCTTGATGATGGTGGTGACCTTACCCTGGTCCTCCACGAAAAATATCCTGAGTTGATGGCCGAAATTCGTGGTATCTCCGAGGAGACCACCACAGGTGTCCATCGTCTCTACGAGATGACCAAGCAGGGCACCTTGAAAGCGCCGGCTTTTAACGTCAACGACTCTGTGACCAAGTCTAAGTTTGACAACCTCTACGGCTGCCGTGAATCCCTGATCGATGGCATCAAGCGCGGCACCGATGTCATGGTTGCCGGTAAGATTGCGGTTGTTGTTGGCTACGGTGATGTGGGTAAGGGATGTGCTCAGGCACTGCGCGGTATGGGAGCGACAGTGCTCGTTACAGAAATCGACCCTATCTGTGCACTGCAGGCGGCCATGGAAGGCTACCGTGTGGTCACCATGGAAGAGGCTGCTCCGATTGGCAATATCTTTGTCACCTGTACCGGTAACCTGCGTGTTATTACCCGTGCCCATATGGACGTGATGCCGGATCAGGCTATTGTCTGCAACATCGGTCATTTTGACTCTGAGATCGATATTGCCGGTATCCGTGAACTCGAGTGGGAGAACATCAAACCCCAGGTCGACCATGTCATTTTCCCTGACGGCAAACGCATCATTGTCCTCGCTGAGGGGCGTCTGGTAAATCTGGGCTGCGCCACCGGTCATCCCAGCTTTGTGATGAGTAACTCCTTCACCAACCAGGTGTTGGCTCAGATCGAGCTGTGGAACAACAGCACAGACTACGAGAATAAAGTCTACTTTCTACCGAAAAAACTTGATGAGAAGGTTGCCCGTCTCCATTTGGAGAAGATTGGCGTTCAGCTTACCAAGCTTACTGCCGAGCAGGCAGAGTATATTGGCGTAGATGTCGAGGGACCATTTAAGCCCGAGCATTATAGATATTAA
- the fabL gene encoding enoyl-[acyl-carrier-protein] reductase FabL produces MIDLQGKVALVTGGSRGIGKAVAMRLAARGAEVIINYVRHRTNASEVVSAIKERGGKCVALRANLAHEEQLEAMFAEIRQRYDRLDIVVSNAASGVLKPVEELKARHWDWAVNINARALMLITQQALPMMNKGGRIIAISSIGAVRAIPNYTVVGASKAALESLVRHLAVELGPKGITVNTVSAGVVDTDALKKFPNRDDIIGAAMERTPLGRLVVPEDVADTVLFLCSKLATMVHGHTLVVDGGYAIHG; encoded by the coding sequence ATGATTGATTTACAGGGCAAGGTCGCACTGGTTACGGGTGGCTCCCGTGGGATTGGTAAGGCTGTTGCCATGCGTTTGGCTGCCCGGGGGGCCGAGGTCATCATTAACTATGTACGGCATCGTACCAACGCGAGTGAGGTGGTCAGCGCGATTAAAGAGCGGGGCGGGAAGTGTGTGGCTCTGCGGGCAAATCTGGCGCATGAAGAGCAGCTGGAGGCCATGTTTGCTGAAATTCGTCAACGCTATGATCGCCTTGATATCGTGGTGTCCAATGCGGCCTCGGGTGTGCTCAAGCCCGTCGAAGAACTGAAAGCAAGGCACTGGGACTGGGCGGTGAATATCAATGCCCGTGCCCTGATGCTGATAACCCAGCAAGCCCTGCCGATGATGAACAAAGGGGGGCGGATTATCGCTATTTCATCTATTGGTGCGGTTCGAGCTATTCCTAACTATACAGTCGTTGGTGCCTCAAAAGCAGCTCTTGAGTCACTGGTTCGGCATTTAGCAGTGGAATTAGGTCCAAAAGGCATTACTGTTAATACCGTTAGTGCTGGCGTTGTGGATACAGACGCCTTGAAAAAATTTCCCAATCGTGATGATATCATTGGGGCTGCCATGGAAAGGACTCCACTTGGACGTCTGGTGGTGCCCGAGGATGTTGCTGATACTGTTTTGTTTCTCTGCAGTAAGTTGGCGACAATGGTGCACGGTCATACCCTGGTGGTTGATGGAGGGTATGCTATCCATGGCTGA
- the trmFO gene encoding methylenetetrahydrofolate--tRNA-(uracil(54)-C(5))-methyltransferase (FADH(2)-oxidizing) TrmFO, producing MNKVKIIGGGLAGSEAAWQVAKQGIPVSLYEMKPTQYSPAHEMPLLGELVCSNSLRSNAVDSAAGLLKEEMRRLDSLIMRCADATAVPAGSALAVDRGKFAEMVTQKLEEHPLITVIREEVQAVPNPADGPVILAAGPLLSGPLAEHLQTLTGGNHLAFYDAIAPIVDAESLNWDIVYRKSRWDDEGPGDYLNCPMTKEQYLHFIDLLGNAQTVPLHDFEKPHYFEGCLPVEVMCERGPDTLRFGPMKPIGLAHPVTGERYYAVVQLRAENSEGTAYNLVGFQTKLTYGEQKRIFRAIPGLEDAIFLRLGSIHRNSFVCAPEVLDTTLQMQQHPGVFLAGQLSGVEGYIESTAMGLLAGLNASRMVREKPLVVPPAATAHGALIRHLVNTEAKHFQPSNVNFGLFPPLAFTGRKIPKKQRGEHRKNLALELLTQWQQEWE from the coding sequence ATGAACAAAGTGAAAATTATCGGTGGTGGTTTGGCGGGGTCTGAAGCGGCCTGGCAGGTCGCCAAACAAGGCATACCTGTTTCACTCTATGAGATGAAGCCCACGCAGTATTCTCCGGCTCACGAGATGCCGCTTCTGGGGGAACTCGTCTGCTCCAACTCTTTGCGCTCCAATGCGGTTGATAGCGCAGCCGGTCTTTTAAAAGAGGAGATGCGGCGTCTTGATTCGTTGATTATGCGTTGTGCCGACGCCACTGCCGTTCCAGCGGGCTCTGCTCTGGCTGTTGACCGGGGTAAGTTTGCCGAAATGGTAACCCAGAAGCTGGAGGAACATCCCCTGATCACGGTGATCCGTGAAGAAGTGCAGGCAGTTCCGAATCCTGCGGATGGGCCAGTCATTCTTGCTGCCGGTCCCTTACTTTCGGGGCCGCTTGCCGAGCATTTGCAGACGCTCACCGGAGGTAATCACCTGGCCTTTTATGATGCCATCGCCCCCATCGTGGACGCAGAGAGCTTGAATTGGGATATTGTCTACCGAAAATCCCGTTGGGACGATGAAGGACCTGGCGATTATCTTAACTGCCCGATGACAAAGGAGCAGTACCTCCATTTTATAGACCTTTTAGGTAATGCCCAAACCGTGCCCCTGCACGATTTTGAGAAGCCCCATTATTTTGAAGGCTGTCTGCCGGTTGAAGTGATGTGTGAGCGGGGACCGGACACCCTACGCTTTGGGCCAATGAAACCTATTGGGCTGGCGCATCCGGTTACGGGAGAGCGCTACTACGCCGTAGTGCAGTTGCGGGCGGAGAACAGCGAAGGGACCGCCTATAATCTGGTCGGTTTTCAAACCAAGCTGACCTATGGTGAGCAAAAACGGATCTTTCGTGCCATTCCCGGGCTCGAAGATGCGATCTTCCTCCGCTTGGGGTCCATTCACCGGAACAGTTTTGTCTGCGCCCCTGAGGTGCTGGATACAACCCTGCAGATGCAGCAGCACCCCGGTGTGTTCTTAGCTGGTCAGCTTTCCGGGGTTGAGGGCTATATTGAGTCCACCGCCATGGGGCTCTTAGCTGGGCTGAATGCTTCCCGCATGGTTCGGGAAAAACCACTTGTTGTTCCGCCAGCAGCCACAGCCCATGGCGCACTCATTCGCCATTTGGTCAACACGGAGGCTAAACATTTTCAACCCTCAAATGTTAACTTTGGGCTGTTTCCACCGCTGGCCTTCACCGGTCGTAAGATCCCCAAAAAGCAGCGGGGCGAACACCGAAAAAATTTGGCGCTGGAGCTGCTGACCCAATGGCAGCAGGAGTGGGAATAA